In Rhodopirellula sp. P2, the DNA window CGATGCGGGACGAAGGGTTTTATCCCTGTGACGTGACGGCGGTTCCCGTTGGTGTTGTCAACACGGAATCGGAACCGACGCAGATGTTGCAGAAATACGGCGTGCTGTGGACGGAACGACCTCCTGGTGTCATTGATTCCAGGATTTATCTGGGACTCTCTGGTTCGGAACATCAAGCCAAAGGCTGGGAGCCGCTTCTTCACAGCGGGTTCGTGCCCAAATCCAATTTGAAACGTCGTCATCCAAGTGGGAGCGATCGTTACAGTTCGGTCCGGCATCGGTTGGTTGCGCCTCCGATGACCGAGGACGCGTGGAACGAAAGTCCCTACGGCTTTCAAACGCGGGTGACGTTGGGGAAATATCAAACCGACATCCGCTTGAATCCTCGCGGTGAGTTTGACGAAGACACGTTGAGCTACGCCGCGGTTTGGTGGAACGGTGGCGCTTTCGAATCAAAAACGTTGGAACGGCTTCCCGCAGAGGACCATTGGCGAGAGTCAAAGGGATTGGCCGCGGCAGGTTATCGCTTGGCCAGTCTGTCTCTGGTGGAAGACGGCGAAAGCGTCGCTGCATCGGTGTGGCTTCGTCCCGTTGTGACGGATGAACAAAAGGACCATGTTGCGAGCCGGCAGGCCAACGCCATCATCGCTCTGGCCCGCCTGGGATCCGCGGAGCACCTCTGGAAGTCCTTGGAGGACGCTCCTGACCCTCGTTTGCGATCATTTCTGATGGATCGACTGGCGTCGCTCAGTGTCCCCTCCTCCATGTTGCTGGAGCAACTGCGGGTGGAGGGCAATGAGTCTCGTCGGTTTGCGTTGCTCGCTTCACTGGCGCGATATCGTCCCGAGCAGTTGCCAGCGGATGACCTTCGGGAGCTAAAAACACTGGTGAGCGATTGGGGGACGAAACATCCTCAGGCCTCCATTCATTCGATTTGTCGCTATCTCGCGAATCGCTGGAAGTGGGATCAGGTCGTGGAGCAAATTGACCAATCCCATCGGCCTTCATCGTCTGCTGACAATGTTTCGGAAGCAGCCAGCGTCTCAGACGCAGATGAATTGGCTCCCGGTTGGGACCGAAACGGGCAAGGGCAAACGATGGTGACGATCCAGGGGCCAGTGGAGTTTGTGATGGGATCTCCTGGGCATGAGTCTTTCCGCGACCACTCGTTGGAGATTCCGATTCGCACCAAGATCCCTCGGACATTCGCGATTGCTGACGCGGAGGTGACCTTGGCGCAATACCAACGCTTTGATCCCGATGCGAGTTACGCGACCCAGTACGCACTTCAACCCGACTGTCCGATGACTTCCGTTGGATGGTTCGAAGCGATCAAGTACTGCCGTTGGCTGAGTGAACAGGAAGGCATTCCTGAATCGCAAATGTGTTACCCCTCAATCCAAGAAATTGAGGCTTCGCACCAGTTGCCCGAAGGGATCAAGCGTCCCAAGGACTTTCTGGAACGCACCGGGTACCGACTGCCAACGGAAGCAGAATGGGAATATGCCTGCCGCGGGCGAACTCACACGCCTCGTTCCTATGGAAATTCCCCCGAGCTTTTATCTCAGTACGCCTGGACGACGGAAGGATCCGCCCAGAACTCGAGAGTCTTGTTCCGGCCGGTCAGGCAGTTGCTCCCCAACCCGTTCGGTTTGTTTGACACGCTCGGCAATGTGATGGAGTGGTGCGAAACTCATGAAGTCTCACGCCGCGAAAATAAGACGATGATTGTCGACACGACCAATGGCTTGATCGACAACCAATCGACTTATCGGGCCGCACGAGGCAGCGCCGTGTTCTACATTCCGACGACCATGCGTTCGGCCAAACGAGAACAAGAAAAGCTTTACACGCAACACCCTTACCTCGGATTTCGTGTCGCACGCACGTTGCAGGTGTTGGAAGAACCGAGTGCGGAATGAGTCGCCTGGCGTGTTGCTGGTGACCACGAGTGCAGCCAATGATCAAGGGGCAAGCTGAGTCTGTTCTCCCCATTGGCCGTCGGTTTTTCGTTGGTAAACCGTGCCCTTGTCCGTGATCACTCGGAGTTTCTGGTTGACCGTTCGCAGGTCGATCGGCTTGCTGTCATTGGACGGGAGAGAAACGGGGGACCATGTCGCGGACGCTGCTTTGAATTGGTAGAGATTTTGGTCTTCGGTGAGAGCGTGAAGCGGTTGAGAGTCCGCTGCTGCCATCATGCAAACCTTTTTGCCCGCCAACGGATCGCGACTGAGATGCGACCAACTGGCGCCCGAGGCGGCATCCTTCAGTTGGTAAACGGTTTGGTCGCGAGCCAGTAGAAACAGGTTTTTGTTATTGCAGACCAAGTCATCCACTTTCCATGACGAGGGGGAGATGACATGTCCGTTCTCGTAGACTTTTCGGTCGTTCTTCAACAGGAAGCGTCTCCGGATGAGAGGTGGCGGTGGTGCGAACGGATTCACCGGGCCAGCCGAATCGGTTTTGACCATCCATGCTTCGTAGGGGGCGTGGTCCTTGATTCGCAACACATGAGCTTCGGCGCACCACTGGCTGACGTCGATCGAATCAAAGTTGTCGTACGAAGCCCAGCAGAACCCTTGGTCCTTCCACTGTGTGCCCCACGAATTCATCAATCGAAGGGATCGCTTTTGGTCGTCGTAGCCAACTGCGGTGACGGCATGATGGTTCACCTCCGCGGCTGAATCGCTGCTCCAACGGTAAGGGGAACCATCGCTTGCATCGGAACGGAACTCCGTTTCCATGCGAACGACCAGGATGACGGGGTAACCCTCATGCAAGTACTGCTTGATCTCATCGAGGTTGCCAGCACGTGTGTTCTCGAGCAGCCGAAAGGTGTTGGCCTCGACCGCCGCTCGTGGTGAGACTGGTCTGTTGGATTGATCCAGGTTCGCTCGCGATGCACACCCATTGAGTTTCAAGAAGTCGATCGCTTGGAGAACAGTCAACCCCTCTCCATTGCTGGAAATCTGATCGTAGACATATTCGGGACTGAAGTGGTCGCCAGCGAAGGTTGGTTTGCGTCGACGTTCTTGGCTGATTTGGCAGGAGTAGGTCGAGTAGGCAACCGCCCAGGCGACGCAGTCGTTTTGGGATTGTTTGCCGGGGGTCGGCAAATGGTCTCGCAGGTCGACTTGTTCGGGCAGCAAGACCGAGTCCGTCGGGCCCCAGTTTTGGTCAATCCCGGGCGCCATGCTGTAAGCGGTGCCCATCGGCGGTACGAGGTGAGTCTCGTGCTCGGGGCTTGGAACGCGGTCCGGAACGGCTGTTTCATTCCGGGCGGCTGGGCCCGAAATCGCCGCACTTGGAATGGGGGCAGCGGTCGATGGTGAATGGCGTATTCGTGTCGGAATCTGTTGGTAGATTGGTGGCGGCATCAAGATGACACCGGGGTTGTCGGCGGACTGAGCGGCCAAATCGCTCGGCCCAATGGCTGTCAAAGCCACGCCGACGAAAGCTGTCACGAAACACAAACGCATGCTGTCAGGCCCAAAGAAAGATCAACGGAAGGAGTCGGAAATGGTTGGTTCTGCGTTGCTCACGCCCGCTGGCAAACTTGCGTGGGGCCTGAAAAAGGAATAGCCTTTCTCTTCGTGGGGTGAACAAACCAGCCGCTAGCATTCTATCCGAGACAAGCATCATGAGTAAAAGTCCAGAGCAAGTTCGTGCCATGGCATTGTCGGGGACCGTCTCGATACCACCGCGGTTCCCTGAATTGGCGACCATCACTTTCGAAAAAGGCGCTGCCGTTGCGGACCCCGCTTATGTGGTGGCGAGTCAGCAGTTGTCTCCCAAGCTTGCGGTCAAACGCAGTTTCTACGCGATGGACGTGAAGTGTTTGTTCGTTCCCAACTCCACCACCAACGTTGATCTTGAAAACGGCGAGTGGTTTGAGGGCGAGAAACTGGCTCAAAAAGCGTACGCGATGATGAACCAGGGCAAGGTGAACGGCATTCTCTACGTTCGCGAGCAGGCCCAGTCGTTGCTCGAAATGGAAGCGGGCATGACCGCGGCGGAGAGTGCGGAGTTCTACCCGCCGCTGCCGGAGGATCGTTCCGTCAACCACTACAACATGGAACCATCAGGGGTTTCCGCCGGTTGCCACTGAGGTCGCGCGATGAATTTCATGCCAACGATTGATCTGGCACTGCTTACGCGAGACGATCGCCCCTTGCAGGATTCTGTCCGGCACGCGATCGAGTCCCAAGTCGACGTCCGATTGAACGTGCACCGAGTCATCGGTCAACCTGGTCGGACGGATGCCAGCCGGATCGCAACCATCGTTCGGGCTCGAAACGAAGCCGTTCGTCGTGGCCGTTCGGACCACCTGATGTTTTTGGACGACGACGTGGTGCTTGGCAAAGACTGCATCGCTCGGTTGCACCATGCCTTGGTTGCGAGATCAAACTATGGGGCGTTTGCCGCGGACTACTTGGGCGAATCATCGGCTCATCGAGATTCACGGCATGTCGCGATGGGAGCCACGTTGTTCCGTCGATCTGTGTTGGAACGGCATGCGTTTCGTTGGGAACCCTCCAAGTGCGAATGTTTGTGCCGGTGCGAAGACATTCGCCGCAGTGGAGCACGCATTGGATATTTGAGCGGCGCCAAAGCATGGCATCTGACGCGTCAGCGTTCGTCGGCTGATTGTGCGAGAAGGAACGCTGCGGCAGTGGATCCTCCACCAATCAGCGTGAATCCGGAGGTCGTGAAGAACGCGAAAATTTTGGTGGCCTTCAATCGCCGTGATGTCCGACGATTCCAAGACGTGTTCTTGCGAACGTTGCGAGCATCGGGAAACACCCAGGAAGTCATCGTTGTGGGGTACGGTTTGTATCCCAGCGAGATTCAGAGCCTGCAAGCGTTGCCGAACGTGCGTTTCATTCGCCAACCGTACAACGGGCAGCTCCCACCGGTGAGGCGATTGACTGACTTTCGTGACATCGTCGCTCAGCTACCAAAAGGAACTCCGGTGGCTTACTGGGATGCGGGGGACGTGCTGTTTCAAGGTCGGCTCGATTCTCTTTGGCAGCAGACCCAGCAACATCCCAGCAAGATTTTGGCGGTCAGCGAACCACTTGGGTTCCCCCACAACAAAGCGATTCGGGGGTGGACGCAGACGATCGAAGATTCGTCGACGCGTCAGCGTGCGTTTGAACTTTTCGCGTCCAACCCCTTTCTGAACAGCGGTTTCAGTGCGGGAACGGCGGAGTCATTGAGCCGGTACTTCACCGAAGCCGTGCGACTGCGAAGCAGGGATTTGCGTGGAACGACCGACTGGGGCGACCAGACGGCTCTGAATCTCTATTGTCACAGCGATTCAGAGCGTTGGGTGGAAGTCTCCGAGGATTGGAATTTTTGTGTCCATGATCGCCGACGAGGGGATGTTCGTGTCCTGCCCAACGGGCAGGTGTTGAACCGTCAGGGAACGGCCATGCCCGTTGTGCATGGGAACGCTCGTTCGTTGACGCAACTCGCGATCGTCCGATGAGCCATTCATGAAACACATCGATGAAGACACGCCGACCTTTGTGATCAGTACGCTTGACGAGCAATCACAGGACCGGGTTCGTCAAATCGAGTGGCACCTGCACCGGGCAGGGTTTCGCAATGCGGAAATCATTCAAGCGAAGACGCCCACTACCGAAGACTTCGAACGTCTTGGATTGCCTGCCATTTTGCAGGGCAGGTGGCGATCCGATCTTCAGCACATGTGGGGGTCTGCCGCGTGCACGCTGTCGCACATTCAGTTCTACGACCGCTCGGAGGACGAGCTGCCGGTGATCGTCTTGGAAGACGACGTCACGATTCACCCAGAGTTTTTTCGGTTTTTAGAAAAGATCAGTTTCCCAGAAAAGGTTGAATGGGACCTGTGTCATTTGTCGTACGTCAATCTGCAGGTGGGAAGCCAAGCGAACCCCGACAATCTCGTGGCCCCGCATTTGGTTCGATGCCCACCAAACCACGTCGCGGCAACCTACAGCTACATCGTTCAGCGATCGTTTTTAGATCGATTTGCACCACTGGAAGAAGAGGTCGATTGCCAATTGGCTCGCCAAACCGAGGCGATTCGTAGTTTTGTGATCGAACACGAGCCGAAATTGACGTTGCCCGATTTCGAAATGGAGAGCGTGCGGAATTCGCTGGATCGAGTTTCCTGGCGACTGAACAACCCGCGTTCTGATTGATTGGACTGTCGATGATGGAGGCGAATCGACGTTGCCCAAGTTGCCTGTGAGCTTTCGCAAAGTCCCTGAATTGCCAGTTGGCAGAGGGGAATTCGGATGGGGATTTCATCTTGGTGCGATCAAAGGGTTCTGCTAATTTCCCTCTCATCGCCGGAGAGCCAGGAAGGCCCCCGCAAACGGCGATGCGATCTTCACAGAACCGGAAGGGAGTCCGACGTGGAAAACACGCAGAAAATTGGCCCAGCTTTGACCGGACAAACCGCGCATATCCGTTGGATGATTCGACGCGATATGCCGGATGTCTTGGGGATTGAATCCAACTGCTTTGAGTTCGCTTGGTCGGAGGATGATTTCATCCGCTGCCTTCGCCAACGCAACTGCATTGGCATGGTGGCAGAATGCGACGAGCGTGTGGCGGGTTTCATGATCTATGAACTGCACAAGAATCGGTTGCATATCTTGAACTTCGCTGTTCACAGTGACTACCGACGTCACGGCATCGGCAACACGATGATGCGAAAGTTGCTGGGCAAGTTGTCCCAGGAACGTCGCAATCGCATCATGCTGGAAGTTCGCGAGACGAACTTGGAAGCTCAGTTGTTCTTCAAGTCGTTGGGTTTCAAGGCCATTTCGGTGCTGCGAGATTTCTATGACGATGCGACGGAAGATGCCTACTTGATGCAGTTCCGCTATCAGCCCACCGCGGAAGAATTGGCTGCCCCTCACAATCGCATCACACGGATGGCCGGCTGAATCCAGCCGCAGGTCATTTCATGACCTGACACGCAGGGCGTTGCACTCCATGTTCAACGCCGTTTTTGATCGCCGTGTTTTTCAGTGCCGCTTGATGATTTCAGGTGGCAACTGTGGCGATGGTCTCAAGCGTTCAGTTGCGATGGAGTGACTTCAAAGACGCGGTTGGATGGTCCATGCTCGGACGCTTCTTACCCGGACCTCATCGCGGCCTTGTTTGATCAGGTCTCGGTTTTGGGGAGTGGCGACGTTCCTGCCATACAGTCCTGCGTCGACCGGGATTTGTTCCCCCTCGGCTCGAAGGTTCTGGTGGTCGCTGGATTGGCCTGCTCCGGTGTTCGCTTCTCGTGAGACGATCAGGTACATCGGTACTGTTGGGACCAATTTGGAGTCGCGGACAACTGCTTGGCCGTCGACAAACCAGATCAAAGCCTGCTCGGTCCAGAGCAGCCCGATTTTGTGCCAGCCTTGATTGATCCCCGGGACGTCGATCGATGTCTTGCCGTCTTCACGAAGTTCGTTGAAGGTGGATGGTGGATTCGTTTTTCCACCGATGCACTTCATGAGCAAAATGTTGTTGCGGGATTCGGCCTCTGGCGAATCTTTTTCAACGACCATCTCGTGTTCGTAGATGTCAATCTCAAGTCCGTTGCTCGGATCGTCGTCGTACGCTCCGCTTTGTTCCGAGGCCGGCATCAGCCAAAACGAATGGCGGTGAGCAAGGGCTTCCATGCCTTCGAAGTTCACCTCGATTTCAAAGAATGTCCCTGGCTCAAAGGTAACGTTGGGGGAGGCTGTGTCCGTCTTTCCTGGTTGCCCCCAAAATTGATCTTTGGGGACCTGTTGATCGGTTCGTTCGACCGGCACTTGTTTGCCGTTCATGCTTTTCAGTGCAAAGGTATCGAACCAGGAAGTGTGGATCTCAAAGTCGGCAAAGTTGACTTCGCCGCGGGCGGCATCGTTGGGGTCTGGGTCAAGGTATGCAAAATTGCGTGGCGATTCGCCGGCGTCACGGCTCACAAAACCTTCGATGTCTGAATCGGCGACGAAGCCTCGTTGGATCAAAACGCCATCTTCAATCGAGGCCGTTTGGTCATGGTGTTTGTCGTACCAGGCCGCGTGCCGCCGTCCCGGTCCCTGGCGATGTTGGCCGGCATTGTTGCTGACCGCCATGTCTTCTCGGCGGAGGAACCCTGTTTGGGGATCCAATGCTTCCGGCTCTGAAAAATCAACGTCGTATGTGAGACGAAACTCAAAGCGTTCGTGTGCACGTTGATCATTGATCTTCGGCAAATCGTCCGCGATCACAGGGGTTAGCAGTGAGAGGGCGAGGGCAATCACGCCAGTTGGTCGACTGCACATTTGGAGGCTCACTATCTGTTCGAAGGTTGTTTGGTCGCGTCGGCCGACGACTGCTGAGTCGCTTGCTCGCTTTGGTCAATCATAGCTTGCATTTCGGCAAGTTCCGTCTCGCTGGCATCCTCAATCACACTGTGGGCTTCGCCAGAGTCGCAGCCTGTCAGGCACAAAATGCATGAGCCGATGAAAAGTGTGTTGAACGCGAAAAGGAGGTTTTTCATCGTGATGTTCGGACGGAGGAAGTGGCGTTGTATGATTGCATTGGGCTGTCGTGAGAGGTGTCAATCGCCTTTGCGATGGCATCAGAATTCGCCGTTGATCACTTCTTTGGACGAACGCGTTCCCAGTGCACCCCACAATCCGTAGGGGCTCGGGGCACCGGGCGAGTTCCATCGCCAGATTGGTTCTGCTCCCGAGTTCCCGGCTTCGATGGAATCGGTGATGAATTTCACCGCTCCGTCTCCCATCAGCACATGCACACCGCCTTGGTGGCGGCTGGAGGTTGGGAACGAGGTCAGCAGCGATGCCGTGTCGGTGGTGCAGAGTTCGCGGTTGGGGGCCAGCGCCGTGTTGCAGGCACTGAAGTTTTGGTACGCATCGGCCCATCGAAATCCGCGACCGTCGGTGACTGCAACGCGCGGGTCGGCTGCTGGTCCCCAGAATTGAGGCCGTTCCGGATCGATCCAGTTGGGCAATTGGATCGCGCACCACTCCGGATTTTTGGACGGGCCGGCAATCCAGGAAGCTTGGTCGACCGCGATCGTTCGCTTGTCGTCATCGCCTAAGTCGGTTGCGATTTCACCCGCCGCAATCGTGTTGGACAGGCCGTCCAGGATGTCGCGGAACGCCATGTTCTTGTGCATCACAAAGAAGCCACGAGCCGACGCTCGGGTTTCTTCCGAGCGAACGGAATCAGGTTGCAGGTAGTCGTTCAGTCCACCCTCGTGAACGTTGTAAACGCTGTCGCCGAAAGACGCCGCGTAGTTGGTGCGCCCAAACGCAGGGAGTCCCGAACCCGGATCGCTTGGGCAACGGAAGGTCGGCATCTCTGTCACCCATGGGCCATAGTCGAGACGCGTTGGCGAAGGGCCCATTGCTGGCCAAGGGGGCGTCCGCGTTGACTTGTCGGCATTCCGGCCGTTCGGGCGACTGATGGCGTCCCACATCGCTTGCTGTTCCATGAATGGCAGCAAGCCAACGAGCATGCTCAGCCGGAGGTTGTTGGCAACCTCACTGCTGGACCACCATGCTGCTGGCCCCGAGTTGAGCGAATCGTATGTTCCTGCTCCCTGGGCAGGCAGCCGATTGTAAGCTGAGTGGTAGTTGTGCATGGCCAACCCAATCTGCTTGAAGTTGTTGCTGCAACTCATTCGCCGAGCGGCTTCTCTGGCGGCTTGCACGGCGGGCAACAGAAGCCCCACGAGCACGCCGATGATTGCAATCACCACCAGTAGTTCAACGAGGGTGAAGCCTTGTTTCGGTTTCTTTTTCGACGGCATGGTCAGTGGTCCGGTGACGCTAAAAGCTGCTGGAAATGAACGCCGGGATGAGATCGTTCGAAAAGCCAAGCGATATTAGTTTGCGTCGGACGCCTGAAAACCCCTCTCGTAGATGAACATTTGTAGAGCGGCGTTGATCGGTCCCGCAGCGAGCAAGGGTGTGCCTTCAAGTTGCCATGCAAGCGTTTAGAAAGGCATTTCTAAGCGCTGATCGTGGCCGGCAGAAAGCGAAGAATCAGGTCAATAAGCAACCCCAGGTGAGAAGTGTCAGGTGCCTTTTGTGAGAAGCATCCCTGGCGGCGTTCGGGCAAAGGGCACCTGACAGTCAGTTTCCGACCGTTCCTAAGAAGTGCCGTCCAGGTATTGCGTGAACGAATCGGGGACAGTTTGATTCAGCGGTTTGGAGCAACTCGTATTTCAGCTGAAAGCTCTTGAAATGCGTCCAGCCATTTCGCGGTGATGGCCTCCGCAATTCCCGCGTCTTCTTTCTCGCGAAGCTCTTTCGCTGTTCCGCCCCAGTAGAAGCTGATCCAACCATCGACATGAGTTTCAGACTGCAGGACGAAAGTCGTCAGCTCGTCGATTCCACATTTCATTGGGAACATCTCTTCAACGACCAAGGGCTTTCCGACTTCGTAGGCCTGCAGTGATTTCAAGGCGTGGTCAATCTTTCCTTTTTCGGGATAGAAATGAACCGAGGTAAAGTCCAGTCGCTTGCCAATGACGGGCGAATAGAAGAGCGGCTTTCCACCACCAAAGACGAACACCCAGGGGATCACACCGACGGTCACCATGGTTTCTGAATCGTGTTCGCGAATCGCGTCGACCATTTGGTTGACCCAGGCTTCCGCGATCTCTTCGCGGCTTCTTCCCTTTCGGTCGAGTGCCAGTCGTTGCACAAAGAACTTGCCGCCCAGTTCGCCGGCCAACCAATCCGTCTCGGGGGACTCGCCTGGCAGGATCGGTTCGTTCATCAGGTCGTAGCAAAAGATCGCCGGGCTTCCGGCGCACGTCTTCGCAACCGACGACCAAAATCGGGCCTGGACCTTCCAGCGTTCCGCCTCGTTGAGTTCATTCAGCCAGCCCGGAATGTTGGCTTTGTGGTAACACGCCAACCCGGTGAGATCGAGGTACAAGCGTTTGGACTCGGCCAGTTCGATCAGTCGCTTGAGTTGGTCAACCTGCGATTGAGACACCTGCTCGGGTGATTCCATCCACAGGCCGAGTTGCAGGTGAATCCGAACGCAGTTGGCACCGAGTTGTTGAATCTCGCCAAAGTCTTCGGCGACTCTGTCCCACTCTTCGATCCAGTACTCATCGAGCAGGCGTCCTGATTGATCATGATCGTAGTTCACTCCCCAGACCACAAAGGGCTGATCTGAACCGGCTTGAATGAACGATTGCCCGTCCGGGCTGACTCGGATCGCCGGCAAGGGCTCCGCGGCCTGGCTCACCAGCATCGAAAATGGAATCAGCACGAAGGCAAAACACGCTCTCAACATGATCCGTTCTCCCAGTTGCGATCACTCGCGGGTTGATTGTTCCAGCGTCTGAAACGCTCGGTAATAGCGTCGCCCAAATTCGCGATACGCCTCAGCTGAAAAATGAACTTGATCCCCTTTGTGCGTCAAATCGTCTGAAACGACAAAGGCTGTGTTCGTCATCCGTTCGGGCAGGGTCCGGTGAGCTTGGTCGACCAATTTGCGAAATTCGTTCCAGGGACGTTCGGGGAATTGACCCAACTGCCCCACCAAGATTGGAACGTCGGGAGAATGGAACTCGCGACGAAAGCGTAGGAACAAATCATCGAGTTCGGCTTGATAGTCCTGGGCTCGCTCTGGGGAGGAATCGGACTCGCCTTGGTGCCAAAGAATCCCTTTCAGTTCGCCTGCCTGCATCGCTTGCTGCATCCTTTGCAGGCAATCGTCATAGGGATGCGATTTGGTCTGGGCGTGAAAGCCATTGGGCTGCCAGGCTTCCAGTGACGAACCGCCCGCGGCGGTCGGGATCAAGCCAACGGTTGCCTCCGGATGAGCGTTGGCGTACTCGATCGCAAAGGTGCGTCCCAGCCCAACCCCCGCGATGCCGGGTTTATCAAAGTGGACCGGAGCTACTGCAGGTACAAAGTGGCCCTCTTTGTTCAGCATGAGGACACGCGGGTGAGGCTGAAGGTCTTGCTCTTCGATCTTTCCGCGTCCCGCCATGTTGGACTGGCCCGCAAGCAGAAACAGATGCAGGTTGGTGGGGGGAGGCGTTTCGGACGCGGATTCGACTTCGCTGCCAGTGTCGTCCGAGGCATGACCGGCGCCGAATGCGGTCGGTCCAGAGGTCAAAAGCAGGCAGATCGAAGCTGAGAAGAAGTGACGCCAAGTGGGGTGCATTGCAGTTCCTTTGGAATGAAACTGCGATGATACCATTGTTGGCGGCAGGTGGATCGAATGTCAGGCAGTGGCCTGTTGCGGGCGGGGGCTAGATCGCTTCTCCACCACGTTCACCCGTCCGAATTCGGACGCAGTCGTCCATGGGCAGGACGAAGATCTTCCCATCGCCAATTTCGCCGCTCTCACCGCTGCGGCCGCCTTCCAGAATGGCGTCGATGGTGGGCTGCACGAACTCTTCGTTCACGCCAATTTGCAATTGCACTTTTCGGAGCAAGCTGACGCCGTAGTCGCGGCCACGCATGGAGCCTGTTTGGCCCCGTTGGCGGCCAAACCCTTGGCAATCCACCACCGTCAGGCGGTGCACCTCCACTCGGGTCAATGCCTCTTTGATGGCATCCAATTTGGAGGGTTGAACGATTGCGATGATCAATTTCATGGACGGTGCAAGTCTGAAGTTGCGAGCAGGCAAATCGAGCGAGCTATTCGAGCGGGCAAGGAGGTTGCCCTTTCGGCGTTCAGGTCCGCTCCTGATCGCTGACCGAAAGCTGGTGGCGTCGAGGGCCAACCAAGAATTTAGTCGATCGCCAGTTTTTCGCGTAGACCCGGTGATTGACGGTTTGCCACGTCTGGGGCGATGAATCGCTGGCAGCGCAAAAAAAAAGACCCCGACCCGCAACAGGTGAGGCGGACACCTGTCGCGGATCATTGGGGCTTCTTCTGGCCCAGGCAAGAGCCGAGAAGTTCAAAGGCACCGCGCTGCGACGCCGCCGAGTGTGGTAACGGCACATTCGGCGACATCACTGCGGTGGGTAGAACTAGATCACCGATCCGCCAGCGACGGCGTCCGATGGATAAGCGTGCATACCGTGTTCGCTGATATCCAAACCAGCT includes these proteins:
- a CDS encoding glycoside hydrolase family 16 protein, whose translation is MCSRPTGVIALALSLLTPVIADDLPKINDQRAHERFEFRLTYDVDFSEPEALDPQTGFLRREDMAVSNNAGQHRQGPGRRHAAWYDKHHDQTASIEDGVLIQRGFVADSDIEGFVSRDAGESPRNFAYLDPDPNDAARGEVNFADFEIHTSWFDTFALKSMNGKQVPVERTDQQVPKDQFWGQPGKTDTASPNVTFEPGTFFEIEVNFEGMEALAHRHSFWLMPASEQSGAYDDDPSNGLEIDIYEHEMVVEKDSPEAESRNNILLMKCIGGKTNPPSTFNELREDGKTSIDVPGINQGWHKIGLLWTEQALIWFVDGQAVVRDSKLVPTVPMYLIVSREANTGAGQSSDHQNLRAEGEQIPVDAGLYGRNVATPQNRDLIKQGRDEVRVRSVRAWTIQPRL
- a CDS encoding C1 family peptidase produces the protein MTAFVGVALTAIGPSDLAAQSADNPGVILMPPPIYQQIPTRIRHSPSTAAPIPSAAISGPAARNETAVPDRVPSPEHETHLVPPMGTAYSMAPGIDQNWGPTDSVLLPEQVDLRDHLPTPGKQSQNDCVAWAVAYSTYSCQISQERRRKPTFAGDHFSPEYVYDQISSNGEGLTVLQAIDFLKLNGCASRANLDQSNRPVSPRAAVEANTFRLLENTRAGNLDEIKQYLHEGYPVILVVRMETEFRSDASDGSPYRWSSDSAAEVNHHAVTAVGYDDQKRSLRLMNSWGTQWKDQGFCWASYDNFDSIDVSQWCAEAHVLRIKDHAPYEAWMVKTDSAGPVNPFAPPPPLIRRRFLLKNDRKVYENGHVISPSSWKVDDLVCNNKNLFLLARDQTVYQLKDAASGASWSHLSRDPLAGKKVCMMAAADSQPLHALTEDQNLYQFKAASATWSPVSLPSNDSKPIDLRTVNQKLRVITDKGTVYQRKTDGQWGEQTQLAP
- a CDS encoding glycosyltransferase family 2 protein, with the translated sequence MNFMPTIDLALLTRDDRPLQDSVRHAIESQVDVRLNVHRVIGQPGRTDASRIATIVRARNEAVRRGRSDHLMFLDDDVVLGKDCIARLHHALVARSNYGAFAADYLGESSAHRDSRHVAMGATLFRRSVLERHAFRWEPSKCECLCRCEDIRRSGARIGYLSGAKAWHLTRQRSSADCARRNAAAVDPPPISVNPEVVKNAKILVAFNRRDVRRFQDVFLRTLRASGNTQEVIVVGYGLYPSEIQSLQALPNVRFIRQPYNGQLPPVRRLTDFRDIVAQLPKGTPVAYWDAGDVLFQGRLDSLWQQTQQHPSKILAVSEPLGFPHNKAIRGWTQTIEDSSTRQRAFELFASNPFLNSGFSAGTAESLSRYFTEAVRLRSRDLRGTTDWGDQTALNLYCHSDSERWVEVSEDWNFCVHDRRRGDVRVLPNGQVLNRQGTAMPVVHGNARSLTQLAIVR
- a CDS encoding cellulase family glycosylhydrolase, which produces MLRACFAFVLIPFSMLVSQAAEPLPAIRVSPDGQSFIQAGSDQPFVVWGVNYDHDQSGRLLDEYWIEEWDRVAEDFGEIQQLGANCVRIHLQLGLWMESPEQVSQSQVDQLKRLIELAESKRLYLDLTGLACYHKANIPGWLNELNEAERWKVQARFWSSVAKTCAGSPAIFCYDLMNEPILPGESPETDWLAGELGGKFFVQRLALDRKGRSREEIAEAWVNQMVDAIREHDSETMVTVGVIPWVFVFGGGKPLFYSPVIGKRLDFTSVHFYPEKGKIDHALKSLQAYEVGKPLVVEEMFPMKCGIDELTTFVLQSETHVDGWISFYWGGTAKELREKEDAGIAEAITAKWLDAFQELSAEIRVAPNR
- a CDS encoding DUF1559 domain-containing protein, producing the protein MPSKKKPKQGFTLVELLVVIAIIGVLVGLLLPAVQAAREAARRMSCSNNFKQIGLAMHNYHSAYNRLPAQGAGTYDSLNSGPAAWWSSSEVANNLRLSMLVGLLPFMEQQAMWDAISRPNGRNADKSTRTPPWPAMGPSPTRLDYGPWVTEMPTFRCPSDPGSGLPAFGRTNYAASFGDSVYNVHEGGLNDYLQPDSVRSEETRASARGFFVMHKNMAFRDILDGLSNTIAAGEIATDLGDDDKRTIAVDQASWIAGPSKNPEWCAIQLPNWIDPERPQFWGPAADPRVAVTDGRGFRWADAYQNFSACNTALAPNRELCTTDTASLLTSFPTSSRHQGGVHVLMGDGAVKFITDSIEAGNSGAEPIWRWNSPGAPSPYGLWGALGTRSSKEVINGEF
- a CDS encoding glycosyltransferase family 25 protein, which codes for MKHIDEDTPTFVISTLDEQSQDRVRQIEWHLHRAGFRNAEIIQAKTPTTEDFERLGLPAILQGRWRSDLQHMWGSAACTLSHIQFYDRSEDELPVIVLEDDVTIHPEFFRFLEKISFPEKVEWDLCHLSYVNLQVGSQANPDNLVAPHLVRCPPNHVAATYSYIVQRSFLDRFAPLEEEVDCQLARQTEAIRSFVIEHEPKLTLPDFEMESVRNSLDRVSWRLNNPRSD
- the rimI gene encoding ribosomal protein S18-alanine N-acetyltransferase, yielding MIRRDMPDVLGIESNCFEFAWSEDDFIRCLRQRNCIGMVAECDERVAGFMIYELHKNRLHILNFAVHSDYRRHGIGNTMMRKLLGKLSQERRNRIMLEVRETNLEAQLFFKSLGFKAISVLRDFYDDATEDAYLMQFRYQPTAEELAAPHNRITRMAG